The Sporomusa termitida genome has a window encoding:
- a CDS encoding ATP-binding protein → MDYVQLAVIGSSIGTASIVLIYLYLYALYGQHYMGIWAAGWLILLARYMVFDLGLLPWKQSALGMTAYQMMIIISMFLFVWATYLYTNKPFNKWWLYGTATIAVISLTMNSLSLPLIYKLMPSIYFGCFVCIWIGLIFIHNFQLKGTGHLITGYSYIAWSLLNLVAPISLSGTWFLPWAHALGGIFRLFIAIGTLMVYLENTRTDLVNKETQYRLLAENAADTIYFYQIHPTAKLQYINPTVHLLTGYAPEEFYKNNNLVLDLLHADDRRLAEDFIRDFPRSIESPLTLRLVRKDKTTLWIEQKCTPIYDKYGNFTALQGIIRDVTPRKDLEKITSMLDRMTMVGSMAATVAHEIRNPMTTVRGYLQLMGRKDKYQTDKQKFELMIEEIDRANAIISEYLSLSREKFSNFGMCSLNTIIEALYPLLQADATAAAVSVTLDLNTIPELLLDENEIRQLLLNLVRNGIEAMPAGGRLVIKTAFEAGKAVLSVSDQGPGIPAPILENLGTPFITTKNTGTGLGIPICYQIAHRHNATIKIHTSSEGTTFLVYFNPPAA, encoded by the coding sequence ATGGATTATGTTCAGTTAGCAGTAATTGGCTCATCAATTGGCACGGCTTCCATAGTTCTTATTTATTTATATCTGTATGCACTGTATGGCCAGCATTATATGGGCATATGGGCTGCCGGCTGGCTTATCCTGCTAGCGCGCTATATGGTATTTGATCTAGGGTTACTGCCTTGGAAACAGTCAGCCTTAGGTATGACTGCATATCAAATGATGATTATAATCAGTATGTTCCTGTTTGTGTGGGCCACTTACCTTTATACCAACAAGCCCTTTAACAAATGGTGGCTATATGGAACTGCTACCATCGCTGTCATAAGTTTAACAATGAACAGTCTGAGCTTGCCGCTAATTTATAAATTAATGCCTTCAATCTATTTTGGGTGCTTCGTCTGTATATGGATTGGCTTAATCTTCATCCATAATTTCCAACTAAAAGGCACTGGTCATCTGATTACGGGTTATTCCTACATTGCCTGGAGTCTCCTCAATCTGGTTGCCCCTATTTCGCTTAGTGGCACATGGTTCCTGCCCTGGGCGCACGCCCTCGGCGGCATATTCCGCCTATTTATAGCGATAGGTACATTAATGGTCTATTTGGAGAATACAAGAACTGATTTAGTAAATAAAGAAACGCAGTATCGTTTGCTTGCGGAAAACGCTGCCGATACAATCTATTTCTATCAAATCCACCCTACAGCCAAACTCCAGTATATCAATCCGACTGTTCATTTGCTCACTGGTTATGCACCTGAAGAATTTTACAAAAATAATAATCTAGTTTTGGATTTGCTGCATGCCGATGACCGTCGCTTAGCCGAAGATTTTATCCGTGACTTCCCCCGATCAATTGAATCACCGCTAACATTACGGCTGGTGCGAAAAGATAAAACAACCCTATGGATTGAGCAGAAGTGTACGCCGATCTATGATAAATATGGTAATTTTACTGCTTTGCAAGGTATTATCCGGGATGTTACCCCCCGGAAGGATTTAGAAAAAATAACCTCAATGCTGGATCGAATGACTATGGTAGGAAGTATGGCTGCAACAGTCGCTCATGAAATCCGCAATCCCATGACCACAGTGCGTGGTTATTTACAGCTTATGGGCAGAAAAGATAAATACCAAACCGATAAACAGAAGTTCGAGTTAATGATTGAGGAAATTGACCGGGCTAATGCGATTATTAGTGAATACCTGTCTTTATCACGGGAAAAGTTTTCCAACTTTGGGATGTGCTCCTTAAATACTATCATTGAAGCGTTATATCCCTTGCTTCAGGCCGATGCCACTGCGGCAGCTGTATCTGTAACCCTTGACCTTAATACTATCCCCGAACTCCTTTTAGACGAAAACGAAATTCGCCAGTTGTTGTTAAATTTAGTGCGTAATGGTATTGAAGCCATGCCAGCAGGAGGCCGCCTGGTTATAAAAACTGCCTTTGAGGCTGGCAAAGCGGTCTTATCTGTCAGTGACCAGGGGCCGGGTATTCCCGCTCCTATACTAGAAAACTTAGGCACCCCTTTTATTACTACTAAAAATACCGGTACGGGTCTAGGCATCCCCATCTGTTACCAGATAGCGCACAGACATAATGCTACTATTAAAATCCATACCAGTTCTGAAGGGACTACTTTTTTAGTCTACTTCAATCCTCCTGCCGCATAA
- a CDS encoding stalk domain-containing protein: MKNLLIALLMSITLIVQAAPGTAAPALPQPERNVLITAGEITAIGENSVTIAGKGSLEEIVLHIQPDTHIRAGVDGGKIQFSELKEGDKITAYYGPRLMKSLPPQGYALALITGDSSSGKYLQVAGVEAGTDGSVRVLSSNRDQLITIRPDVFGAIADIKKGSELLVWYDVMTMSMPGQAGATKVVALQPGYDIRVHPLAGVIVIQGQELPLHSDNIIRTDEHTVMLPLRIVAEHLGYRVIWSDEDASIELQANNQTVATLAIGSTLYKNQETELELAYPPEIVRGKTLVPVEFFTEVLQLRVQINTGHI; this comes from the coding sequence ATGAAAAATTTATTGATCGCCCTATTAATGAGCATAACCCTAATCGTACAGGCAGCGCCTGGCACTGCCGCGCCGGCCTTGCCTCAACCCGAGCGCAACGTATTGATAACCGCAGGGGAAATTACCGCAATCGGTGAAAACAGCGTTACAATTGCCGGTAAAGGCTCTCTGGAAGAGATTGTCCTTCATATTCAGCCTGACACACATATCCGGGCTGGAGTGGATGGTGGAAAAATTCAGTTTTCCGAACTAAAGGAAGGCGACAAGATTACTGCCTACTATGGGCCCCGGCTGATGAAAAGCCTGCCGCCCCAGGGCTACGCCCTGGCCTTGATTACCGGTGACAGCAGCAGCGGCAAGTATCTGCAGGTTGCCGGCGTGGAAGCAGGCACTGACGGTAGTGTACGGGTGCTTTCCAGCAATCGGGATCAGCTTATTACTATCCGGCCTGACGTATTTGGCGCAATTGCCGATATAAAGAAAGGCTCTGAACTGCTGGTATGGTATGATGTTATGACAATGAGTATGCCGGGGCAGGCCGGAGCAACCAAGGTGGTGGCGCTGCAACCCGGGTATGATATCCGGGTTCACCCCCTGGCCGGTGTCATTGTGATACAGGGCCAGGAGCTGCCTTTACACAGTGATAATATCATCCGTACTGACGAACATACTGTCATGCTGCCGCTGCGGATTGTTGCCGAACACCTCGGCTATAGGGTTATCTGGTCTGATGAGGATGCCAGCATTGAGCTCCAGGCTAACAACCAAACCGTAGCGACGCTGGCCATTGGCAGCACTTTATATAAAAATCAAGAAACAGAGCTTGAATTGGCCTACCCGCCGGAAATCGTCCGGGGAAAAACCTTGGTGCCGGTCGAATTCTTTACCGAGGTTTTGCAATTGCGTGTGCAAATCAATACAGGCCATATTTAA
- a CDS encoding arginase family protein, protein MKKHMNLFFPQWQGGGQDLSTYEGALELKHNYCQGVKLAEVAVSTAAVSAARHNIVGYAEIFRQLAQAKDLIRQTQPETIFTVGGGCDADVAPIAYLNDRLKGDLTVLWFDAHGDMNTPASSASRYFYGMPLRALLGEGEGEIVKLTQPHLLPAQLIMLGVRDLDAAEKEYIADQNIRVFDVTAIEQKADSVIEAVKMKGSANIYIHIDLDVLDFVEFPHVPVPAPAGMRINTFKELLKKLDQEFKLVGLGLFEYQNSGIGRIDLLADIIEIGVRL, encoded by the coding sequence ATGAAAAAACACATGAATTTATTTTTTCCCCAATGGCAAGGCGGCGGACAAGATCTGTCAACCTATGAGGGGGCCCTGGAATTAAAGCATAATTATTGCCAAGGGGTCAAGCTTGCAGAAGTGGCAGTCAGCACCGCAGCGGTTAGTGCAGCCAGGCATAACATTGTCGGATATGCCGAGATTTTTCGGCAGCTTGCACAGGCAAAAGATCTGATCAGGCAAACCCAGCCGGAAACAATATTTACGGTCGGCGGGGGGTGTGATGCTGATGTCGCACCAATTGCGTATTTAAATGACAGGCTGAAGGGCGACCTGACAGTCTTATGGTTTGACGCGCATGGCGATATGAATACACCGGCGTCCTCTGCCAGCAGGTACTTTTATGGAATGCCTTTACGGGCTCTGCTGGGGGAGGGGGAAGGCGAAATTGTAAAATTGACGCAGCCCCATTTACTGCCGGCGCAACTTATTATGCTGGGGGTTCGGGATTTAGATGCCGCCGAAAAAGAATATATTGCTGACCAGAATATCCGTGTGTTTGACGTAACAGCTATTGAGCAAAAGGCGGATTCGGTAATTGAAGCAGTTAAAATGAAGGGGTCTGCTAATATTTATATTCACATTGATCTGGATGTACTTGATTTTGTTGAATTCCCCCATGTTCCCGTGCCGGCGCCGGCAGGGATGAGGATTAATACGTTTAAAGAACTCTTAAAGAAGCTTGATCAAGAATTCAAACTGGTCGGTTTGGGTCTTTTTGAATACCAGAATTCCGGAATCGGTCGAATTGACTTGTTGGCGGACATTATTGAAATAGGGGTTAGATTATAG
- a CDS encoding MarR family winged helix-turn-helix transcriptional regulator: MPNLTNEILREVGMLSRCIQSISDIKFREFKLQRGQFIFFTRICENPGINLIDLSNILKVDKATTTKAIQKLLAEDYVWRTRDSMDKRMWHLFPSLKAQKIYSYLIQEENRNIEICLQGFTQAERDLVHRLLKKMRENIELDWKALKSYNEDYD, encoded by the coding sequence ATGCCTAATTTAACAAATGAGATTTTGCGGGAGGTGGGCATGCTGTCCCGCTGTATTCAGTCGATTAGCGACATTAAATTTCGGGAGTTTAAGTTGCAGCGGGGACAGTTTATTTTTTTTACCCGCATTTGCGAAAACCCGGGTATTAATCTAATTGATCTTTCCAATATTCTCAAGGTGGATAAGGCAACAACAACTAAGGCCATACAGAAGCTGCTGGCCGAAGATTATGTATGGCGGACACGGGATAGCATGGACAAGCGGATGTGGCATTTGTTTCCTTCCTTAAAGGCGCAAAAAATTTATTCCTATCTCATTCAGGAAGAGAACCGGAATATTGAAATTTGTTTGCAAGGCTTTACTCAGGCAGAAAGAGACCTTGTTCATCGCCTGCTAAAAAAAATGCGTGAAAACATTGAATTAGATTGGAAAGCGTTAAAGTCATACAATGAAGATTATGATTAA
- a CDS encoding GNAT family N-acetyltransferase — MPNIIIRRFSPEYEDEVVKLILHIQQNEFNIPIGKEDQPDLSDIPHFYQSGCGNFWLASCGTEIVGTIALIDIGNQQGALRKMFVKTAYRGKMYNTATLLLGELLAWAQEKELREIYLGTTAKFLAAHRFYEKNRFVQIPRELLPSRFPVMKVDTRFYKFVV; from the coding sequence TTGCCAAACATTATCATTCGCAGGTTTTCCCCGGAATATGAAGATGAAGTCGTTAAGTTAATCCTCCATATACAGCAAAATGAATTCAATATTCCTATCGGGAAAGAAGATCAGCCGGATTTAAGCGATATTCCCCATTTTTATCAGTCAGGCTGCGGCAATTTCTGGCTGGCCAGTTGTGGTACCGAGATTGTAGGCACGATTGCCCTGATCGATATTGGCAATCAGCAGGGGGCCCTAAGGAAAATGTTCGTGAAAACCGCTTATCGAGGCAAAATGTATAATACAGCGACACTGTTGCTCGGCGAATTACTGGCCTGGGCCCAGGAAAAGGAGCTGCGTGAAATTTACCTGGGTACAACGGCGAAATTTTTAGCGGCCCACCGGTTTTATGAAAAAAACCGCTTCGTGCAAATACCCCGGGAGCTATTGCCCAGCCGGTTTCCGGTTATGAAGGTGGACACAAGGTTTTATAAGTTTGTTGTGTAA
- a CDS encoding ATP-binding protein yields MYRERHIGLWALAWFLLLMRNIFFDSGIFDWKQSILFFLIYQLLFIGCSLTFVWGTYRFIDRPFNRFWLYGAISASLLSMVCFLLSAPITYTLILPTWFAGIVLAWIAAVFLRQVEVTGMGRIITGVAFTLWSILTIAMPFYIQAFPLVITIISGILRLIIAISTVIVFLEKSRLDLINKETQYRLLAENAADTIYFYQIYPTAQLQYVNPAVHLLTGYTPEEFYKNNRLVFALIHADDRRLLENFIRDFPKSIETTVTLRLVRKNKISLWIEQKCTAIYTSHGKIAALQGIIRDITSRKDLALDRMTMVGNMAATVAHEIRNPMTTVRGYLQLMGGKETYQTDKKKFELMLEEIDQANSIINEYLSLSRSKFSNFELCSLNAIIEALLPQIQADATSAAVSVALDLNIIPELLLDENEIHQLLLNLVRNSIEAMPAGGSLVIKTTHATGQVILSVCDQGLGIPAYILDKLGTPFITSKNTGAGLGIPICYQIAHRHNALIKINTSAEGTIFLVYFNTTSA; encoded by the coding sequence ATGTACCGTGAACGCCATATTGGCCTATGGGCGCTTGCCTGGTTCCTGCTGTTAATGCGTAATATCTTTTTTGACTCCGGGATATTCGACTGGAAACAGTCTATATTATTTTTTTTAATATATCAGCTATTGTTTATTGGCTGTAGCCTGACCTTTGTCTGGGGCACTTATCGCTTCATTGACAGACCCTTTAACAGATTCTGGCTATATGGAGCGATCAGCGCCTCTTTATTGAGTATGGTATGCTTTTTATTATCGGCCCCGATTACTTATACCTTAATCCTGCCCACCTGGTTTGCCGGTATAGTGCTGGCCTGGATAGCCGCAGTTTTCCTCCGGCAGGTGGAGGTAACCGGAATGGGACGAATCATAACCGGTGTCGCCTTCACCCTCTGGAGCATCCTCACTATAGCTATGCCTTTTTATATCCAAGCCTTTCCGCTCGTCATAACTATCATCAGCGGCATTCTGCGACTGATAATTGCCATTAGTACGGTAATAGTATTTTTAGAAAAAAGCCGGCTGGATTTAATCAATAAGGAAACGCAGTACCGGTTGCTTGCGGAAAACGCAGCCGATACCATCTATTTCTATCAAATCTATCCTACAGCCCAACTCCAGTATGTTAATCCGGCGGTTCACCTGCTTACTGGCTATACGCCTGAAGAATTTTACAAAAATAACAGGCTGGTCTTTGCCTTAATACATGCTGATGATCGGCGCTTGCTCGAAAATTTTATCCGTGATTTTCCCAAATCTATTGAGACAACAGTAACATTACGGCTGGTGCGAAAAAATAAGATAAGCCTATGGATCGAGCAGAAATGTACAGCGATTTATACTAGTCATGGTAAAATTGCCGCATTGCAGGGTATTATCCGGGATATCACATCCCGGAAGGATTTAGCGCTGGATCGAATGACGATGGTAGGAAATATGGCCGCAACGGTCGCTCATGAAATCCGCAATCCTATGACCACCGTGCGTGGTTACTTACAGCTTATGGGAGGCAAGGAAACATACCAGACTGATAAAAAAAAGTTTGAACTAATGCTTGAGGAAATCGACCAGGCCAATTCCATTATTAACGAATACCTGTCTCTATCACGGTCAAAATTTTCAAACTTCGAGCTATGCTCCTTAAATGCGATCATTGAAGCGTTATTACCCCAGATTCAGGCCGATGCCACTTCTGCAGCTGTGTCTGTAGCCCTTGACCTTAATATCATCCCCGAACTCCTTTTAGATGAAAATGAAATTCACCAGTTGCTGTTAAACCTGGTGCGTAATAGTATTGAGGCTATGCCGGCAGGAGGCAGTCTGGTTATTAAAACCACCCACGCGACTGGCCAGGTTATTTTATCTGTCTGTGACCAGGGACTAGGTATTCCTGCTTACATACTTGATAAATTAGGCACCCCTTTTATTACCAGCAAAAATACCGGCGCCGGTTTGGGTATTCCTATATGCTACCAGATAGCCCATAGACATAATGCTCTTATCAAGATTAATACCAGTGCTGAAGGAACTATCTTTTTAGTTTACTTCAATACCACATCAGCATAA
- a CDS encoding class I SAM-dependent methyltransferase, whose product MEIHNDSVSLAAYESMAEYYLNDVDNKSYNAYYERPATLSLLPDIAGQRVVDAGCAAGWYTQWLLARDAAVTALDFSPRMIEMTRKRVGDRAEIIQADLNRPLDFIGDQSQDIIISSLTLHYLKDWTVVMNEFHRILVKEGMLIFSVHHPFMDFAVFKKENYFLTELLADEWETPTGRVKVNFYRRPLSAIISSVLGAGFIIDQLQEPMPTEKFKEEQPNEYERLRKKPHFLFLRARKP is encoded by the coding sequence ATGGAGATTCATAACGACTCTGTTTCACTGGCTGCTTATGAAAGCATGGCTGAATACTACCTTAACGATGTTGATAACAAAAGCTATAATGCTTACTATGAAAGGCCGGCAACCTTGTCCCTGCTTCCCGACATTGCGGGCCAAAGGGTAGTCGATGCCGGCTGTGCGGCCGGTTGGTACACCCAGTGGCTACTGGCAAGAGATGCGGCCGTCACAGCCCTGGATTTCAGCCCCCGGATGATTGAGATGACCAGAAAAAGGGTCGGCGACCGGGCGGAGATTATTCAGGCCGATTTAAACAGACCGCTTGATTTTATCGGGGATCAATCCCAAGATATCATAATTTCTTCCCTGACGCTGCATTACTTAAAAGACTGGACGGTTGTAATGAACGAATTCCACAGGATACTTGTAAAGGAAGGCATGCTCATATTTTCTGTCCATCATCCGTTTATGGATTTTGCTGTATTTAAAAAAGAGAATTATTTTCTCACGGAATTGTTGGCTGACGAATGGGAAACGCCTACGGGAAGGGTGAAGGTCAATTTTTACAGGCGGCCTTTAAGTGCCATTATCTCATCTGTGCTTGGTGCAGGATTTATAATTGATCAATTACAGGAGCCTATGCCAACAGAGAAATTTAAGGAAGAACAACCTAATGAGTATGAAAGGCTGCGCAAAAAACCACACTTTTTATTTTTAAGAGCCAGGAAGCCCTGA